From the genome of Luteibacter rhizovicinus DSM 16549:
CCTGGGCGAAGTCGCCGTTGTAGTTCTCGAGGTGGTCGGCATCGATATTGGTGACGACCGCCATCACCGGCGAGAGCATCAGGAACGAGCCGTCCGATTCGTCGGCCTCGGCGACCAGGTACTGACCGGTGCCCAGGCGCGCGTTGGCGCCGGCGGCATTGAGCTGGCCACCGATGACGAAGGTCGGATCGTAGTCCGCTTCGGCGAGCACGCTGGCGACGAGACTGGTGGTCGTCGTCTTGCCGTGCGTTCCGGCGATGGCGATGCCACGACGGAAACGCATCAGCTCACCGAGCATTTCCGCGCGCGGCACCATCGGTACGCGGGCGGCCTGCGCGGCGACGATCTCGGGGTTGTCCTGGCGAATCGCGCTCGAGGTGACGATCACGTCGGCGCCGTCGATGTTCGCGGCGTTGTGGCCGATGTGCACTTCCACGCCCAGCTTGGCCAGGCGCTCGGTGGTCGGCGACGGCGCACGGTCGGAACCGGACACGCTGTAGCCGAGATTTTTCAGCACTTCGGCGATGCCGCTCATGCCGACGCCGCCCACACCGATGAAGTGGACGCGGCGGAACGAGGTCATGAAATCGTCGTGGGCACGCAAACGACCGGGCGTCATGCGGAAACCTCCATGCAGTGACGTGCAATCGTTGATGCGGCGTCGGGCTTGGCCAGCGTACGGGACGCATTGGCCGCGGAAAGGATGTGCTGTCGGTCGCCAAGCAGGCTACCCAGCAACACGGCTAACGCCTCGGGACCGTCGTTCGAGGCAGCGATGGGATCCGGAAGCAGCAGCGCAGCACCGGCGTCGACCATCGCACGGGCATTCGCCGTCTGGTGATCGTCGACGGCGTGCGGAAACGGAACGAGCAAGGCTTCGAGGCCAGCGGCGCACAGCTCGGCCACGGTCAGGGCGCCCGCGCGACACACCGCGAGATCGGCCCATTCGTAGGCGCCGGCCATGTCCTCGATGAAGGGCACGACGTTGGCATGGGTGATACCCGCTGCGGCGTAGGCAGCACGTGCTTCCTCGAGACCGCGCTCACCCGTCTGGTGCACGACTTCCGGCTCGAGACCGGCGAAATCGGCCGAGCTGCGCATGAAGGCAAGCGCCTTGGGCAGGGCGAGGTTGAGCGTGCGGGCGCCGAGGCTGCCGCCGAGCACCAGCAGGCGCGGACGACCCTCGCGGCTGGCGAGGCGCTGATCGGGTGTCGGCAGCGCGGCGATTTTCGCGCGCACCGGATTACCCACCCACTCGCCGTTGGGCAACACGTTGGGAAAGCCCGTGAGCACTTTTTTCGCGAACGACGCCAGCTTGCGATTGGTGAAACCAGCGACGGCGTTCTGTTCGTGCACGACCAACGGGATGCCGGCCAGACGCGCGGCCACGCCGGCGGGGCCCGCGACATAGCCACCCATTGACAGCACGCAACGCGGGCGCAGCTTGCGCAGCAGCTTCAACGACGCGAATAGCGCGCGGGCAAGCATCAACGGCGCCATCAGGCGCGTCGTCAGGCCTTTGCCACGCAAGCCACCGACGGCGATCGTGTGCAGATCGAGGCCGTGCGCCGGCACGACGCGCGTTTCCATGCCGCCCTCGGCACCGAGCCACGCCACCGGCACGCCACGCGAGCGCAGCTCGTCGGCCACGGCGAGTCCCGGGAAGATATGGCCGCCGGTTCCGCCGGCCATGATCAGGACCGGCGCGTTCATGCCATGCCTCCAAGCGGGGCGGACGCATCCGGCACCGCATTGGCCGGCAGGCGAACGGCGGTCTGGCGGGCGTCTTCGGCGCGATTGATCTCGAACGTCGCGCGCAGGAGGACGCCGACCATGGCGCAGGTCATCAGCACGGACGAACCGCCCGAGCTGATCAGCGGCAGGGTCAGGCCCTTGGTCGGCAGCACGCCGAGGTTCACGCCGATCGAGACCATGGCCTGGAAGCCCATCATCAGCGAGATGCCGTAGGCCACATAACCCGAGAAACGGTGACCGAGTTCGACGCCCTTCAGGCCGACGTAAAGGCCACGTCCCACCAAGACGACATAAAGGAAGATGACCAGGACGATGCCAGCCAGACCGAGTTCCTCGGCGAGCACCGCCAGGATGAAGTCGGTATGCGCCTCGGGCAGGTAGAACAGTTTCTGCACGCTCGAGCCCAGGCCCACGCCGGTCCATTCACCACGGCCCACGGCGATCAGTGCCTGGGTGAGCTGGAAACCGTCGTTGAACGGGTCCTTCCACGGATCGAGGAAGGAGGTGAGGCGCTTGATGCGGTAGTCCTCGGCGGTCGCCGCATAGATCAAGGCGGGGACCAGGGGCGTCGCCAGCAGCAACAGGTTGCGCATGCGCGCGCCGGCCAGCCAGACCATGCCGACCGTGGTGGCGACGACCAGCGCCGCCGAGCCGAAATCGGGCTGGGCCAGCAGCAGGAGCACGATGAGGCCCGCAACGCCGACCGGCTTGACCACGCCGAACAGTTCGTATTCCACGCCCTCGCGATGACGGACGAGATAGCTTGCCAGATAGGCGACAAGAATCAGCTTGACCGCCTCGACCGGCTGGAAGCTGGTCACCAGCAGGTTCACCCAACGGCGCGCACCGTTGATGCGCATGCCGAACACGGGCAGGAACACCATCAGCAACATGATGATGCCGAGCAGCAGGAGCAGGAAGCTGTGCTTCTCAAGCGTCTTCAGCTCGGTGCGCATCGCCGCGGCGGCGAAGCAGCCACCGAGGAACAGGAACACCAGGTGGCGCTTGAGATAGTAGAAGGCGCCCTGGTGCGAACCATCGGCGACGGCGATCGAACTGGAGGTGACCATCACCACTCCCAGCGCGGCGAGCGCGAGCGCAGCCAGGAGCAACGGGAGGTCGAAACTCCCCCGCGGGCCCTGTCGGCGTTGCGCCTGTTTTGTGCCGAAGCCAAACATGATTCTTAGCGCACCTTCAACGTGGCGAGACCGATAAGCACCAGCACGACGCTGATGATCCAGAAGCGAACGATGACGCGAGGTTCAGGCCAGCCCTTCAACTCGAAGTGATGGTGGATCGGCGCCATGCGGAAGATGCGCTTGCCACGCAGCTTGAAGCTGGCGACCTGCAACATCACCGAGGCGGTTTCCATCACGAACACACCGCCCATCACCAGCAAGACGATTTCCTGACGGACGATGAGAGCCACGCAGCCGAGCGCAGCGCCGATCGCCAACGCACCCACGTCGCCCATGAAGACCTGGGCCGGATAGGTGTTGAACCAGAGGAAGCCGAGGCCCGCACCGGATAGCGCGCTGCAGAAGATCGCCAGCTCGCCGGCACCGGGAATGGCCGGGATGCCGAGGTACTCGGAGAACAGCTTGTTACCGGCAAGGTAGGCAAAGATGCCCAGGGCACCGGAGACCAGCACGCTCGGCATGATCGCCAGGCCGTCGAGCCCGTCGGTCAGGTTCACCGCGTTGGAGAAGCCGACGATGATGAAATAGCCGATCACCACGAAGAACAGGCCGAGCGGCACGGCCACCTGTTTGAACAGCGGTACGTAGAGTGCGATCTCGGCCGGCGCCTGGTGCGTCTGGTAAAGAAAGACGGCGGCGGCGAGGCCGAACACGGACTGCCAGAAATACTTCCAGCGACTGGCCAGGCCACGGCTGTCCTTGAGCACCAGCTTGCGATAGTCGTCGTAGAAGCCGATGACACCGAAGGCAAGCGTGACCAGCAGGACCACCCAGATGTAGCGATTGCCGAGGTCCGCCCACAGCAGCGTGGCGATACCGATGGCGAAGAGAATCAGCGTGCCGCCCATGGTCGGCGTGCCGGCCTTGGAAAGATGCGTCTGCGGACCGTCGCTGCGCACCACCTGCCCCGCTTTCAGGGCAGCCAGCTTGCGGATCAGCGCCGGGCCGAGCAGCAGCGACACGGCCAGCGCGGTGAGCGCCGCCATGATCGCGCGGAAGGTGATGTACTGGAAAAGATGCAGCGACGTGAAGTGCCGAGCCATCCATTCCGCCAGTTCAAGCAGCATCGGATGCTCCTTCAGCGTGTTTCTTCATTGCCGCCACGACCCGGTCCATGCCGGAGGAACGTGACCCCTTCACGAGGCAGGTCACGCCCTCGTGGATTTGCGTGCAGGCGGCCTCGATCAGTGCCTCCTGCGTGGCGAAATGCTGTGCGCCCGGACCAAACGCCTCGACGGCGGCGGCCGACTTGCTCCCGGTGGCGAGCAGGCGTTCGATGCCACGCTCGTGGGCCAGCTTGCCGATACCGGCGTGCAGCTTGATCGTGTCCGCGCCAAGTTCGGCCATATCGCCGAGGATCAGCCAGCGCTCGCCGCGAGCCAGTGACAAGGTGTCGATGGCGGCGGCAGCGGAACCCGGGTTGGCGTTGTAGCTGTCGTCGATCAGGGTCCAGTTGCCCGGCATGGCTTCGAGATTGAGCCGACCGGCGACACGCGGCACCTGCTCGAGACCCTCGACGATGATGTCGACCGGCACGTCGAGCGCGGTGGCGATGGCAGCGGCGGCCAACGCATTGGCGACATTGTGGCGACCGGCCATCGGCAGGTGCACGTCACCATCGCCATGCGGCGTGGACAGGACGAAGTGCGTGCCGTCGATGCGCTCCTCGACGATATCCGCGCCGATATCGGCGCGGTGCTCGAGACCGTAACGGAGGATGGTCCGCGTGCCGGCGAGGTTGGCAAAGAAGCCGGCAAAGCGCGTTTCATCGGCGTTGATCACCGCGACACCGTCGACAGGCAGCGACTGGTAGAGCGCGCCCTTGGTTTCAGCGACGCCTTCGATCGTGCCCATGCGCTCAAGATGCGCAGGCGCGATGGAATTGACGAGGCCGATATCGGGCCGAGCGATGGCAGCCAGGTAATCGATATCGCCCGGCTTGCCGGCACCCATCTCGAGTACGAGGTACTGGGTGTCCTGCGGCATCGCCAGCAGGGTCAGCGGCATGCCGATCTCGTTGTTGAAATTGCCGGCGTTGACGTGCGTGCGGCCGTGGCGCGAGAGGATGGACGCGGTCAGCGTCTTCACCGTGGTCTTGCCGTTGGAGCCGGTAATGCCGACCACGCGGACGTTGCTCTGGGCACGTACGGCACTGGCGAGATCGCCCAGGGCGATCTGCGTGTCGTCGACGATCACCTGCGGGATCGCCACGTCGACCGGGCGAGTGACCAGGGCAGCGATGGCACCACGCTCGGCGGCAGCAGCCACGAAATCATGGGCATCCACGCGCTCGCCCGGCAGCGCGACGAACAGGTCGCCGGCCACCAGCGTGCGCGTATCGATGGAAAAGCCGGTCACCTCGACATCGGCGCCGTGCAGGCGGCCGCGGGTCCAGAGGGCGACGGCGGACAGGCGCATCATGCGCGAACTCCTTTTGTGCTCTTGGCCATCGCCTCACGGGCGACGGCGAGGTCGTCGAAGGGCAACTTGCCCTGCGGACCTTCCTGATAGGTTTCATGGCCCTTGCCCGCGATGAGCACGACGTCGTCGGCTTTCGCGTCGGCCAGCGCCATGGCGATGGCCTGCGCGCGATCGCGCTCGACCCGGATCGTGTCGCGGTGGGCAAAGCCTTCCATGATCTGCGCGACGATCGTGTCGCCGTCTTCCGAGCGCGGGTTGTCGTCGGTGACGATGACCGTGTCGGCGAGGCGTTCGGCGATGGCAGCCATGATCGGGCGCTTGCCCTGGTCACGGTCGCCACCGGCGCCGAACACGCAGATCAGCTTGCCCTTGGTGTGCGAACGCAGCGCCAGCAAGGCCTGCTTCAGTGCGTCCGGCGTGTGTGAGTAGTCGACGACGACCAGCGGCTTGCGCCCGTCGCCACCCAGCCGGCTCATGCGACCGTTGACCGGCTCGAGGGATTCCAGGGCGGCGTGGATGCGATCGAACGGCTCGCCCAGCGCACCGAGCACGGCGGCGACGGCAAGCAGGTTGGCTACGTTAAAGCGGCCGAGCAGCGCGCTACGCACCGTGCGCATGCCCCACGGCGTATTGAGGTTGAACGAGAGCCCCTTGGCCGACGTCACGATGATATCGGCACGGACCTCGGCGTCCTTGTCGGTGCTCTCGCCCGCCATGGTGGTACGCAGCTTCGCGATGCCCTCGCCCAGACCCTTGGCCAGCTTCGCGCCGAACGGATCGTCGATATTGATCACCGCGGCACGCAGGCCGTCGAAGGCGAACAGTTTGGCCTTGGCGGCGCCGTAGGCTTCCATCGTGCCGTGATAGTCGAGATGGTCACGGGTGAGATTGGTGAACACGGCGACGTCGAACGCCAGCGCGTTGACCCGGCCCTGCTCCAGCGCATGCGAGGACACTTCCATGGCGACGTGCGAGGCACCGGCGTCGCGGAATCCGGCAAGCAGGGCCTGCATGCTGATCGCGTCCGGCGTGGTGCGCTCGCCTTCGACGACCGCGCCGTGCATGCCCGCGCCCAGCGTGCCGACCGTCGCCGGCTTGCGTCCGAGGAAAGCCAGCGCCTGTGCGATCAGCTGCACCGTCGAGGTCTTGCCGTTGGTGCCGGTGACGCCGATCAGTTCGAGCGACTGCGACGGCTCGCCGAAGAAACGGGCGGCGATGGCGCCGGTCTTCTCGCGCAACCTGTCGACGCTGACGACGGGCACACCGGCGTCGGCCGCGGTGAACGGCGGCTCGGCGAGGATCACGCTGGCACCCTGCGCCACGGCCTTGGCCGCGAAGTCGATGCCATGACCCTTGCCACCACGCAGGGCGACGAAGGCGTTTCCTTCGGCAATCTCGCGGGAATCCAGCGAAAGCCCCGAAACGACGATTTCGCCGACACCCGAGGCGTCGGCGAAACCATTCAGGAGTTCGGCGAGTGGCATGGTCATGGGACCACCTCTTCCGCCGCGCTGTCGTCCGCCGGCGGCGGTGGCGCATTCGACGATCCGATCAGACCGCCCACGCTCGGGCCGCCGACATACCAGCGTCCGACGTTGTCGGGTGGGATATCGAGCAGGCGCACGGCGCCTTGCATCACCTGGGCGAAGGCCGGGCCGGCCACCGAGCCGCCGTAGTAGTGGCCGCCCTGCGGATCGTTGATCACGACCACGGTGACCAGGCGCGGGGCGCTGGCCGGAATCATGCCGACGAAGAGCGAGATGTAGTTCTTCGCGTAGTAACCGCCGACCGAGAACTTGTGCGAGGTACCCGTCTTGCCGGCCACGCTGTAATTGGCCACGGACGCGAAGCCAAAGCCGGTACCACCGGGCTGGAGCACGGTCTCGAGCATCCGCACGAGCTCGTGCGCCACGTCCGGCGTGATGATCTGGTTCGCCGGGTTGTCGGCACCCTTGATGAAGGTCGGCGAACGCAGGGCGCCGCCGTTGGCGATCGCCGCGTAGCCCGTGGCCAGCTGCAACGGCGTCACGCTGAGGTTGTAGCCGTAGGCCATGCGCGATTTTTCGATCGGCTTCCAGGTGCGGCTCACCGGCAGGTACCCGGCCGCTTCGCCAGGGAAACCACTGCCCGTGTTGCTGCCGATGCCGAACGACTTCCACATGTTGTAGAGGAAGTCGGTATCGAGCGTCATCGCGATCTTGGCTGCGCCGACGTTGGACGACTTCGTGATCACGCCGGTCGGCGTGAGCGTGCCCCAGTTGTGCGTATCGCGCACCGGGTGGCCACCCATCATCCAGGTACCCGGCGAGGTTTCGATCATCGGCGAGGTCGGCGTGTACTTGCCGCTGGTCAGCGCCGCCGCCATGGTGAAGGCCTTCATCGTCGAACCCGGCTCGACCACGTCGGTGAGCGCGCGGTTGCGGCGATCGTTCGGCGTGCTGCCGCGCACGGCATTCGGGTTGAACGTCGGCAGGTTGGCCATGCCGAGCACTTCGCCCGTGTGCACGTCCATCACCACGATCGAGCCGGAGTCGGCCTTGTTCTTGTCCAGGGCGTCTTTCAACGCGCTATAGGCGAGGTACTGGATGCGACGGTCGATCGACAGTGTCAGGTCGCGGCCAGGCTGCGGCTCACGGACCAGCTCGACGTCTTCGACCACGTGTCCCATGCGATCGCGAATGACGCGCTTCGCACCGGGCTTGCCGGAGAGCCACTCGTCATAGGCCAGTTCCA
Proteins encoded in this window:
- the murG gene encoding undecaprenyldiphospho-muramoylpentapeptide beta-N-acetylglucosaminyltransferase codes for the protein MNAPVLIMAGGTGGHIFPGLAVADELRSRGVPVAWLGAEGGMETRVVPAHGLDLHTIAVGGLRGKGLTTRLMAPLMLARALFASLKLLRKLRPRCVLSMGGYVAGPAGVAARLAGIPLVVHEQNAVAGFTNRKLASFAKKVLTGFPNVLPNGEWVGNPVRAKIAALPTPDQRLASREGRPRLLVLGGSLGARTLNLALPKALAFMRSSADFAGLEPEVVHQTGERGLEEARAAYAAAGITHANVVPFIEDMAGAYEWADLAVCRAGALTVAELCAAGLEALLVPFPHAVDDHQTANARAMVDAGAALLLPDPIAASNDGPEALAVLLGSLLGDRQHILSAANASRTLAKPDAASTIARHCMEVSA
- the ftsW gene encoding putative lipid II flippase FtsW; translation: MFGFGTKQAQRRQGPRGSFDLPLLLAALALAALGVVMVTSSSIAVADGSHQGAFYYLKRHLVFLFLGGCFAAAAMRTELKTLEKHSFLLLLLGIIMLLMVFLPVFGMRINGARRWVNLLVTSFQPVEAVKLILVAYLASYLVRHREGVEYELFGVVKPVGVAGLIVLLLLAQPDFGSAALVVATTVGMVWLAGARMRNLLLLATPLVPALIYAATAEDYRIKRLTSFLDPWKDPFNDGFQLTQALIAVGRGEWTGVGLGSSVQKLFYLPEAHTDFILAVLAEELGLAGIVLVIFLYVVLVGRGLYVGLKGVELGHRFSGYVAYGISLMMGFQAMVSIGVNLGVLPTKGLTLPLISSGGSSVLMTCAMVGVLLRATFEINRAEDARQTAVRLPANAVPDASAPLGGMA
- the mraY gene encoding phospho-N-acetylmuramoyl-pentapeptide-transferase, whose translation is MLLELAEWMARHFTSLHLFQYITFRAIMAALTALAVSLLLGPALIRKLAALKAGQVVRSDGPQTHLSKAGTPTMGGTLILFAIGIATLLWADLGNRYIWVVLLVTLAFGVIGFYDDYRKLVLKDSRGLASRWKYFWQSVFGLAAAVFLYQTHQAPAEIALYVPLFKQVAVPLGLFFVVIGYFIIVGFSNAVNLTDGLDGLAIMPSVLVSGALGIFAYLAGNKLFSEYLGIPAIPGAGELAIFCSALSGAGLGFLWFNTYPAQVFMGDVGALAIGAALGCVALIVRQEIVLLVMGGVFVMETASVMLQVASFKLRGKRIFRMAPIHHHFELKGWPEPRVIVRFWIISVVLVLIGLATLKVR
- a CDS encoding UDP-N-acetylmuramoyl-tripeptide--D-alanyl-D-alanine ligase; translation: MMRLSAVALWTRGRLHGADVEVTGFSIDTRTLVAGDLFVALPGERVDAHDFVAAAAERGAIAALVTRPVDVAIPQVIVDDTQIALGDLASAVRAQSNVRVVGITGSNGKTTVKTLTASILSRHGRTHVNAGNFNNEIGMPLTLLAMPQDTQYLVLEMGAGKPGDIDYLAAIARPDIGLVNSIAPAHLERMGTIEGVAETKGALYQSLPVDGVAVINADETRFAGFFANLAGTRTILRYGLEHRADIGADIVEERIDGTHFVLSTPHGDGDVHLPMAGRHNVANALAAAAIATALDVPVDIIVEGLEQVPRVAGRLNLEAMPGNWTLIDDSYNANPGSAAAAIDTLSLARGERWLILGDMAELGADTIKLHAGIGKLAHERGIERLLATGSKSAAAVEAFGPGAQHFATQEALIEAACTQIHEGVTCLVKGSRSSGMDRVVAAMKKHAEGASDAA
- a CDS encoding UDP-N-acetylmuramoyl-L-alanyl-D-glutamate--2,6-diaminopimelate ligase; amino-acid sequence: MTMPLAELLNGFADASGVGEIVVSGLSLDSREIAEGNAFVALRGGKGHGIDFAAKAVAQGASVILAEPPFTAADAGVPVVSVDRLREKTGAIAARFFGEPSQSLELIGVTGTNGKTSTVQLIAQALAFLGRKPATVGTLGAGMHGAVVEGERTTPDAISMQALLAGFRDAGASHVAMEVSSHALEQGRVNALAFDVAVFTNLTRDHLDYHGTMEAYGAAKAKLFAFDGLRAAVINIDDPFGAKLAKGLGEGIAKLRTTMAGESTDKDAEVRADIIVTSAKGLSFNLNTPWGMRTVRSALLGRFNVANLLAVAAVLGALGEPFDRIHAALESLEPVNGRMSRLGGDGRKPLVVVDYSHTPDALKQALLALRSHTKGKLICVFGAGGDRDQGKRPIMAAIAERLADTVIVTDDNPRSEDGDTIVAQIMEGFAHRDTIRVERDRAQAIAMALADAKADDVVLIAGKGHETYQEGPQGKLPFDDLAVAREAMAKSTKGVRA
- a CDS encoding peptidoglycan D,D-transpeptidase FtsI family protein; translated protein: MKARYGKPVVPSRRRGQGPSPRKRMTVVVALLCVCASGLVVRAFDLQVVRKQFYQDQGDARFLREMPIAVSRGTIFDRNGEPLAVSTPVASIWANPPEVLENEDRIPELAKALHVDADDLKQKIAARADKEFMYIARQMRPEDAQAIVDLKIPGISSQREYRRYYPSGAVNSHILGFTNIDDHGQEGLELAYDEWLSGKPGAKRVIRDRMGHVVEDVELVREPQPGRDLTLSIDRRIQYLAYSALKDALDKNKADSGSIVVMDVHTGEVLGMANLPTFNPNAVRGSTPNDRRNRALTDVVEPGSTMKAFTMAAALTSGKYTPTSPMIETSPGTWMMGGHPVRDTHNWGTLTPTGVITKSSNVGAAKIAMTLDTDFLYNMWKSFGIGSNTGSGFPGEAAGYLPVSRTWKPIEKSRMAYGYNLSVTPLQLATGYAAIANGGALRSPTFIKGADNPANQIITPDVAHELVRMLETVLQPGGTGFGFASVANYSVAGKTGTSHKFSVGGYYAKNYISLFVGMIPASAPRLVTVVVINDPQGGHYYGGSVAGPAFAQVMQGAVRLLDIPPDNVGRWYVGGPSVGGLIGSSNAPPPPADDSAAEEVVP